One Branchiostoma floridae strain S238N-H82 chromosome 15, Bfl_VNyyK, whole genome shotgun sequence DNA window includes the following coding sequences:
- the LOC118431885 gene encoding histone deacetylase 3-like isoform X2, translating into MKPHRLALTHSLVLHYGLYKRMQVYRPYRATVHDMCRFHSEDYIDFLQRVTPQNVQNFTKSLQQFNVGDDCPVFPGLFNFCSMYTGATLEGAVKLNNNICDIAVNWAGGLHHAKKFEASGFCYVNDIVIGILELLKYHPRVLYVDIDIHHGDGVQEAFYLTDRVMTVSFHKYGNHFFPGTGDMYEVGAEGGKYYSLNVPLKDGIDDHNYRQLFNPIMQQVVEFFRPTCIVLQCGADSLGCDRLGCFNLSVKGHGECVSFMKGFNLPLLVLGGGGYTVRNVARCWTHETALLLDEEVNNELPYNEYFEYFSPDFTLHPDTSTRIENCNTKGYLEQIRQTINDNLKSLSHAPSVQMHDIPPDLFSLEVVEEPDPDIRESVQDQDNRIEPANEYYDGDKDQDRDNDLDV; encoded by the exons ATGAAGCCCCATCGCTTGGCCCTCACACACAGCTTAGTTCTTCACTATGGGCTCTACAAAAGGATGCAG GTGTACAGACCGTACCGTGCTACGGTCCACGACATGTGCCGCTTCCACTCGGAGGACTACATAGACTTCCTGCAGCGCGTGACTCCTCAGAACGTCCAGAACTTCACCAAGAGTTTACAACAGTTCAACGTCGGGGATGACTG CCCAGTGTTCCCAGGTCTCTTCAACTTCTGTTCCATGTACACCGGAGCTACCCTGGAAGGAGCTGTCAAACTCAACAACAAT ATTTGTGACATAGCAGTGAACTGGGCAGGAGGTCTACATCATGCAAAGAAATTTGAG GCATCAGGGTTCTGCTATGTCAATGACATTGTCATTGGGATACTGGAGCTGCTAAA gtacCACCCTCGTGTTCTGTATGTTGACATTGACATTCACCATGGCGACGGTGTACAGGAGGCGTTCTACCTGACGGACAGGGTCATGACGGTCTCCTTCCACAAGTACGGCAACCACTTCTTCCCTGGAacag GTGACATGTATGAGGTTGGTGCAGAAGGTGGAAAGTACTACTCACTCAACGTACCACTCAAGGATGGCATTGATGACCACA ATTACCGCCAGCTGTTCAATCCCATCATGCAACAGGTGGTTGAGTTCTTCCGTCCCACCTGTATTGTGCTTCAG TGTGGTGCTGACTCCCTGGGCTGTGATAGGCTGGGTTGCTTCAACCTcagtgtcaaaggtcatgg AGAGTGTGTCAGCTTCATGAAGGGTTTCAACCTCCCCCTGCTGGTACTTGGGGGAGGGGGCTACACTGTGAGAAATGTGGCCAGGTGCTG GACACATGAGACAGCTCTGTTATTAGATGAGGAGGTGAACAATGAGCTGCCCTATAATG AATATTTTGAGTACTTTTCACCAGACTTCACACTGCACCCCGATACCAGTACCAGGATTGAAAACTGCAACACCAAAGGG TATCTGGAGCAGATCCGTCAGACCATCAACGACAATCTGAAGTCGCTGAGTCACGCGCCTAGCGTACAGATGCACGATATCCCACCGGACCTCTTCAGTCTGGAGGTGGTGGAGGAACCAGACCCAGACATACGCGAGAGCGTACAGGATCAGGACAACAG GATTGAACCAGCTAATGAGTATTACGATGGAGACAAAGATCAAGACAGGGATAACGATCTGGATGTATGA
- the LOC118431887 gene encoding growth arrest and DNA damage-inducible proteins-interacting protein 1-like, whose translation MATSMAREFPRLAFLCNFRVVSPCLGSSTTSIFSRTQNDTCMQVARYRAPPFPLDRSRYIPDKSDPKTPEFQKTLKFDRKLWGRHGEASGFDPSICWPTKAELAEMQEEERDWCLTLQEMQQNIAIRRAEEEKARIAREKRIAANMAKMPKLIEQVHEERRLKKEQLEEAKKRKEHLIAKARERLGYNVHPNSPKFEAMLEEIENEERKQKKKAKKAKQEAMREAFKAALATAEAAKIQDGATINTDIPLKAHKTQND comes from the exons ATGGCGACCTCCATGGCTCGAGAATTCCCAAGACTGGCTTTTCTCTGCAATTTCAGGGTTGTCAGCCCTTGTTTAGGATCTTCTACAACTTCAATATTTTCTAGAACACAGAATGACACTTGTATGCAAGTGGCGAGATACAGAGCCCCGCCGTTCCCGTTGGACAGAAGCAGATACATACCAGATAAGTCTGACCCCAAAACTCCGGAGTTCCAAAAAACGCTGAAGTTTGACCGGAAACTGTGGGGTCGACACGGCGAGGCCTCAG GGTTTGATCCGTCCATCTGTTGGCCAACCAAAGCCGAGCTTGCAGAAATGCAGGAGGAGGAGAGGGACTGGTGCCTAACATTACAGGAGATGCAGCAGAACATCGCAATCAGGAGGGCAGAGGAGGAGAAGGCTCGCATAGCTAG GGAGAAGCGAATAGCTGCTAACATGGCAAAGATGCCAAAGCTCATCGAGCAGGTCCACGAGGAACGCAGACTGAAGAAAGAACAGCTAGAGGAAGCAAAGAAACGTAAGGAGCATCTGATCGCAAAAGCACGGGAACGGCTGGGCTACAATGTTCACCCCAACAGCCCCAAGTTTGAGGCTATGTTGGAGGAAATAGAGAACGAAGAGAGGAAACAGAAAAAGAAGGCGAAGAAAGCAAAGCAGGAGGCGATGAGGGAAGCATTCAAGGCTGCCCTGGCTACAGCTGAGGCTGCTAAGATACAGGACGGGGCAACAATCAACACGGACATTCCTCTCAAAGCTCACAAAACTCAGAATGATTAG
- the LOC118431758 gene encoding uncharacterized protein LOC118431758 has translation MTNTDPSIQNKRKWPGWGLSIMVKLAVLMIVLSDLSQLADAQQDDEKSPLALMESNKEGTALSAGEKQAEGRYFKGAPVDHTLPVRLRRGADRVRCRWVCKRHCCRRSGWWRRHCYCCEWEFKCGID, from the exons ATGACGAACACAGATCCCAGTATTCAGAACAAG AGGAAGTGGCCTGGGTGGGGCTTATCCATAATGGTAAAACTGGCTGTGTTGATGATTGTTCTGTCGGATCTCTCCCAGTTGGCTGATGCACAACAGGACGACGAG AAGTCTCCTTTGGCCTTGATGGAAAGCAACAAGGAAGGTACTGCACTGTCAGCTGGAGAGAAACAAGCAGAAGGACGCTATTTTAAGG GGGCGCCTGTGGACCACACGTTACCAGTGCGCTTACGGCGAGGCGCGGATCGCGTGCGGTGCAGATGGGTGTGCAAGCGTCACTGTTGCAGAAGGTCGGGGTGGTGGCGGCGTCACTGCTACTGTTGTGAATGGGAATTCAAATGTGGTATTGACTAG
- the LOC118431886 gene encoding 3-oxoacyl-[acyl-carrier-protein] reductase FabG-like, with product MSQTKTALVTGGTRGIGYGVAEELASAGYHLILGYRQNQARAEDAKTHLEGTYAVRVFLVKGEAGEESTVDAFFSCIEENFGGKLTALVHNAGAYWQNRAHNKPDANGSWFQGWEAYEFFQGMYPKCFIRLVEKAVTCMEDERGYIVAVSSPGCNNSRGPVLAYITPGTGKASVEYLVRHYAKQLAPRRITCNVVIPGFTKTEAWDPVVKELGAEQVDAFIGSCGMKRWATPREVGGVVSFLCSEKAAFITGASLPIDGGVHLK from the coding sequence ATGTCGCAGACTAAGACCGCTCTTGTCACTGGAGGCACCCGAGGAATTGGCTACGGTGTAGCCGAGGAGCTCGCCTCCGCCGGTTATCACCTTATTCTGGGGTACCGACAGAACCAGGCCCGTGCCGAAGACGCCAAGACGCACCTAGAGGGGACGTACGCGGTACGCGTGTTCCTGGTGAAGGGTGAGGCAGGAGAGGAATCCACGGTGGACGCTTTCTTCTCCTGTATCGAGGAGAATTTTGGCGGCAAGCTGACAGCGCTGGTCCACAATGCTGGTGCTTACTGGCAGAACCGCGCACACAACAAACCCGACGCCAATGGAAGCTGGTTCCAGGGGTGGGAGGCGTACGAATTCTTCCAGGGCATGTACCCGAAATGTTTCATCAGGCTCGTGGAAAAGGCTGTCACCTGTATGGAGGACGAGCGAGGGTACATTGTCGCCGTGTCTTCCCCCGGATGCAACAACTCCCGTGGCCCTGTCTTGGCCTACATCACCCCAGGTACGGGGAAGGCAAGTGTGGAGTACCTCGTCAGGCACTACGCCAAGCAGCTGGCGCCCAGGCGGATCACCTGTAACGTCGTCATCCCTGGCTTCACCAAGACCGAGGCCTGGGACCCGGTCGTGAAGGAGTTAGGAGCGGAGCAGGTAGACGCTTTCATCGGTTCGTGCGGTATGAAACGCTGGGCTACCCCCCGTGAAGTCGGCGGTGTGGTGTCGTTCCTGTGTTCGGAGAAGGCGGCATTCATCACCGGCGCGTCACTGCCCATAGACGGCGGAGTTCACCTCAAGTAA
- the LOC118431885 gene encoding histone deacetylase 3-like isoform X1 → MGSTKTVAYFFDPDVGNFHYGQGHPMKPHRLALTHSLVLHYGLYKRMQVYRPYRATVHDMCRFHSEDYIDFLQRVTPQNVQNFTKSLQQFNVGDDCPVFPGLFNFCSMYTGATLEGAVKLNNNICDIAVNWAGGLHHAKKFEASGFCYVNDIVIGILELLKYHPRVLYVDIDIHHGDGVQEAFYLTDRVMTVSFHKYGNHFFPGTGDMYEVGAEGGKYYSLNVPLKDGIDDHNYRQLFNPIMQQVVEFFRPTCIVLQCGADSLGCDRLGCFNLSVKGHGECVSFMKGFNLPLLVLGGGGYTVRNVARCWTHETALLLDEEVNNELPYNEYFEYFSPDFTLHPDTSTRIENCNTKGYLEQIRQTINDNLKSLSHAPSVQMHDIPPDLFSLEVVEEPDPDIRESVQDQDNRIEPANEYYDGDKDQDRDNDLDV, encoded by the exons ATGGGTTCCACTAAGACGGTGGCGTATTTTTTCGACCCAGACGTCGGGAATTTTCACTATG GCCAGGGCCACCCCATGAAGCCCCATCGCTTGGCCCTCACACACAGCTTAGTTCTTCACTATGGGCTCTACAAAAGGATGCAG GTGTACAGACCGTACCGTGCTACGGTCCACGACATGTGCCGCTTCCACTCGGAGGACTACATAGACTTCCTGCAGCGCGTGACTCCTCAGAACGTCCAGAACTTCACCAAGAGTTTACAACAGTTCAACGTCGGGGATGACTG CCCAGTGTTCCCAGGTCTCTTCAACTTCTGTTCCATGTACACCGGAGCTACCCTGGAAGGAGCTGTCAAACTCAACAACAAT ATTTGTGACATAGCAGTGAACTGGGCAGGAGGTCTACATCATGCAAAGAAATTTGAG GCATCAGGGTTCTGCTATGTCAATGACATTGTCATTGGGATACTGGAGCTGCTAAA gtacCACCCTCGTGTTCTGTATGTTGACATTGACATTCACCATGGCGACGGTGTACAGGAGGCGTTCTACCTGACGGACAGGGTCATGACGGTCTCCTTCCACAAGTACGGCAACCACTTCTTCCCTGGAacag GTGACATGTATGAGGTTGGTGCAGAAGGTGGAAAGTACTACTCACTCAACGTACCACTCAAGGATGGCATTGATGACCACA ATTACCGCCAGCTGTTCAATCCCATCATGCAACAGGTGGTTGAGTTCTTCCGTCCCACCTGTATTGTGCTTCAG TGTGGTGCTGACTCCCTGGGCTGTGATAGGCTGGGTTGCTTCAACCTcagtgtcaaaggtcatgg AGAGTGTGTCAGCTTCATGAAGGGTTTCAACCTCCCCCTGCTGGTACTTGGGGGAGGGGGCTACACTGTGAGAAATGTGGCCAGGTGCTG GACACATGAGACAGCTCTGTTATTAGATGAGGAGGTGAACAATGAGCTGCCCTATAATG AATATTTTGAGTACTTTTCACCAGACTTCACACTGCACCCCGATACCAGTACCAGGATTGAAAACTGCAACACCAAAGGG TATCTGGAGCAGATCCGTCAGACCATCAACGACAATCTGAAGTCGCTGAGTCACGCGCCTAGCGTACAGATGCACGATATCCCACCGGACCTCTTCAGTCTGGAGGTGGTGGAGGAACCAGACCCAGACATACGCGAGAGCGTACAGGATCAGGACAACAG GATTGAACCAGCTAATGAGTATTACGATGGAGACAAAGATCAAGACAGGGATAACGATCTGGATGTATGA